Genomic DNA from Salinibacter pepae:
ACGACCTGCGCAAGCTGACGATCCAACTTCCAAGCCGGTTTTACTACGAGTGGATTGAGGAGCACTACTTCTCTCTGCTCCGAAAGACGGTCACGCGGGTGCTCGGCCCCCACGGCCGTCTGTTCTACGACGTGGTCATCGAGCAGGACGACCCGGAGGCCCCCCACCGGGGCGCCTCCATGCAGCTTCCGGCCCGGCCGGCCGACCCGGAGTCGGCTCCGCCCCCCAACGCGCCGGACGAGCCGGAGGCGCCGCCCAGTTCGTCGGGGGCCTCCGCGCCCTCCTCGGAGCCGTCCTCGCCCGCCCCGTCCGGCGATGAAGCCCGCCCCGACGACGCGCAGGCAGGCGCCGAGGGCGACGAGAAAAGCGCCCCCCCAGTCCAGAACCCGTTTGCCATACCGGGCCTGAAGAACGCCGAGGTCGACAGCCAGCTCAACGACAGCTACACGTTCGACCGCTTCATCAAGGGGGAGTGCAACCGCCTCGCCCGCAGCGCCGCCCGCTCCATCGCTGCCGATCCGGGCGAGACGAGCTTCAACCCGTTTCTCGTGTACGGCGGCGTGGGGCTCGGCAAGACCCACCTCATTCAGGCCATCGGGAATCACGTCGCGGCCCGGGACGCCTCGAAAACCGTCTTCTACGTTTCCAGTGAACGGTTCACCACGGAGTTCGTCCAGTCGATCCAGGAAAACCAGATCGGCGAGTTTTCGACGTTCTACCGGCAGGTGGACGTGCTCATCGTAGACGACGTGCAGTTTTTCGGCGGGAAGGAGAAAACCCAGGAGGAGTTCTTCCACATTTTCAACGCCCTCCGGCAGGCGGGCAACCAGATTGTGCTGTCGGCGGACCGTCCGCCGCGCGAGATCGACGGCCTTGAGGAACGGTTGCTGTCTCGCTTTCAGTGGGGGCTCTCCGCCGACCTGAAGCCCCCAGGCCTCGACACCCGCATCTCGATTCTCCGCCGCAAGGCCGAGGACGACGGAATCGACCTCGACGATGACGTGGTCGAGTTTATCGCCCAGAGCATCGAAAGCAACATCCGTGAGCTCGAGGGCGCGCTGATCCGCCTTCTGGCCCACGCCACCCTCCACCAGCTCGACATCACCCTCGACCTCGCCAAAGAGGTGCTCCACGACCTCTTTCAGGAGCGGGCCGCCACCCTCACGGTCGACGACATTCAACGCATCGTTTGCGAGCACCTCGGCATCTCGCAGGAGAAAATGCGAGGCAAGACCCGCAAGCGAGACGTCACCCGCGCCCGTCAGATCGCAATGTACTTCACCAAGAAGCACACCCAGCACTCCCTGAAAGACATCGGCCTCCACTTCGGCGGGCGGGACCACTCGACCGTCATTCACGCCAACAACGCCGTGGAGGACCGAATGGCGGACGACGAGTCGTTCCGGGACACGGTGGATGCCATCGGGCAGAAGCTCGAACGCCACGGCCAGTGAGTGGCGGCACGGCCCACTCGGGGCTGAATCTTTCGTCGCCCCCTTCCGTACAGGCCGTAGATGCGGGTTTGCATCTCTTTATTCCTACGCAGAGTTCCTCGACGCTTCCTTTCCGCAACGCGCCGACACCCATGAAATTTACTGCCTCCAGCGCCGACCTCCTCGAGGCGCTCAACACCGTTAAGGGCGCCGTTCCGTCGAAGAGCACGATGCCCATCCTGGAGTGCATCCTCTTCGAGCGGGACGGGGACACGTTGCGTCTGAGCGCCACCGATCTCGAAATCTCGATCATCCAGACCGTGCCGGTTCAGTTCGAGAAGAACGGCACGCCGGAGAGCACCCCCATCGCGGTACCGGCCCAGCGGTTGATCGATACCCTCCGGGCGCTGCCGGACCTGCCCATTGAGTTCGCGGCGGACAGTGACTTCGAGATTCGGATGGACACCGATCAGGGCCACTACAAAATGGTGGGCCACGACGGATCGGACTATCCGGAGCTGCCGGAGCTGGAGGAGCAGCACGAGATCAACGTGGAGGGGGGGCTCCTGGGCCGCTCCATCGACAAGACGGCGTTCGCCGTGAGCCAGGACGCCCTGCGCCCCGCTATGATGGGCGTGTACTTTCAGGTCAGCGAGGAGGACACCTCGGTGGTGGCGACCGACGGGCACCGGCTCGTCAAGCTGACCCTGCCGGAGCTCCGGGCCGACACGTCTGCCGACTTCATTGTGCCGGAAAAGGCCACCAAGCTGGCCGGGCGGATCGTGGAGGACGACGAGATCTGTACCGTCCGGGTGGACGACAGCCACGTGAGCTTCGAATTCGGCGAGTCTCGGGTCCTGGCCCGTCTCATCGACGAGACCTACCCCAACTACCAGTCCGTCATCCCGGACGGGAACGACCGCAATCTGGTCGTCAACCGCGAGGACATGCTCAACGCCGTTAAGCGCGTGGGCCTTTACTCCTCCAGCATGACGAATCAGATCCGGCTCGACATTACGGCCGATACCGTCACCATCTCGGCGGAGGACGTGGAGCGCTCCAGCGAGGCCGAGGAGACGATCCACTGCGACTACGACAACGAGCCGATGGAGATCGGCTTCAATTCGGAGTACCTCACGGAGGTGCTCAGCAACGTCGAGTGCGACGAGGTGGTCTTCGAGTTGAGCTCCCCGAACCGGGCCGGCATTGTGTTGCCCCGCGAGGGCGCCGACGACGAGGACATTCTCATGCTCATCATGCCGGTGATGCTCAACACCTACGCCTAGTCTCGCCCGGAGCGAGATCTCATCACGATCCGTGTTCAGACTGGGGGCCAGCGCGTTGCGCTGGTCCCCAACGCTGTTTGGTGGGCAACAGGGCCTACGACTGGGGTCCGCTGTACTCCTGCTGAAGGGCTTTCAGGATCTCGTAGGCTTCCTGGGTCTGTCGGCCCTCCCGCTGTACGACGGTCTTGAAGTGCGTCCGCGCGGCGTCAACGTTTTCCTGCGCGAGCGCAATCTTTCCGAGATAGAAGTGTGCCTCAAGCGCGAGGAACGAATTGGGCTCCGCCTCCTCAAGGACCTGCCCGAGACGCTGCTGCGCCTGATCGAGGCGGTCGGCGTTGTATCGGGGAAACAACCCCAACGTGGAGATGCGTGCGGTTTCCAAAATCGAGAGTGCCTCCAGGTACCGCTCGTCGGCCGACGACGACGCCTCCGGCGCCGCGCTGCGCATCCTCGCACTGGCGTAGTTGTCGACGACCTGATCGCTGACCTCCATGGCAGCAAGCCGATCAAGGGTCGATTGCGTCGTGAGGCTGATGCCGTACAGGCCGCCGTATAGCGCCACGAGGACCACTGCGACGGCTACGCCTCGGGGCACGCCCCGCGGAAGCTCCCCAATCACGTCCCACCAAGAGGAAGAAGCAGCCGATGAGGACCCCGGCTCCGCACCGGCCGCGTCGGGGGCGTCCGCTTCCTCTTCAACCTCTAGGTCGTGCTCCGTGAGCGCCTCGAAGTGCGACACCGGATCGACCGCCGCTTCTGTTTCCCTCAGCCGGCGCTCCGCCGCCTCCACCTCGCGTCGGAGCGCACCGTCCTCCGCAATGCGCGCCTCGAATCGGGCGAACGCCTCCCGCAACCGGGCCGACCTCGCCTCCCCGCGGTCCAGGTGGCGCACCATTACGTAGGTGGCAAGGAGGGGGTCGGAGGGAGGCCCTGTGCTCTCGTGCGACGCGAGGCTCTCGACCGACCGGATGTCGTTAAGCAGGGGGGCCCACTCCGGGTTTTGCTCCACGTACGCCTCGATGTCCCGCTGTTTCTCCCGAGAAAGATGGGGGTACGAAAGGATCTGTTCTTCAACGTCATTCATGAGCGACACGCTACACGACTACATGCGAAAAGAAGTCCACCGACGCTCCGGAAGGGCCCCAGGATGGGCGGAGTCTGCTTCCGAGAAGACGAGAGGGGTTCATCCCGACATGCTACAACTCAACACGAGGGAAGCCTCTCTTTCGGGAAATCACGTAAAGAATAGGCGGACCTATCGGGACTTGAGAAGACATTCCGAGGTTGCACGTATAACCAGCTAAACGATAATTTTATACTTTCTGCCTACACGTCGGTCTGGGTCACGTACTCACGGAGGCGTTCATCGGTGCGGAGCTCCTTCATGGCCTTGTGCTTGTATGTTCGAACCGTCGCTACGGGCTTCCCGACGGCTTCGCTGATTTCTTCAAATTCTCGGTTTTCCAAAAAGTAGAGGCGGGCCGGCTCCTGCAAATAATTCGGGAGTCCCTCAATCGCCTCCACGAGCGCTTCCTGCACAAAGCCGACCTCCGCGACCGCATTTGTGGTTTCGGCGGTGAGGGTGAACCGGTTTTCCCCGTCTATCGACTCGGAAAACTGGTTGCGCCGGGTGTAGTTGAGAAGTGTATTTTTACACACCACGCTTACCCAGTTGGCGTATCGGGCCGCATTCCGCACCCCGTCGCGGTTCTCCTGCACCTTGCGGTAGGCCCTCGTGATCAGCTCGTCGGCGTCGGACGGATTGTCGAAGGTACCCCGGGCCGACTTTCCGAGGAAGTACCGACAGACGTAGCAGTACGTCCAGAGGTCCGCGTGGCGTTTGGCCTTCGGGTCTTCTTCGTCCCGCCACCGCCGAAAGGATTCGTTCGCGGCGTCGGTATCGTCTACCGAAAACGGCAGCCGATCGATCACGGTCCGGAGCTCGGAGGAAGGAACGGACATGGGGCCCCGTGCGCAGAAAAAAGCAGCGAGCCTGGACGAGATTTTTTTGTTATTCTCCTAACAGACTTCATTATAAGGCACAACGCCACGGACATCAACGGCATCGCTCCTTCTCCCGAATCGCCGCTACAGAAGAAGCACCTCGTAGGACGAAGGGGCCCTTCTCCGGCCCGACGGGCCCGTTCCCCGACACGATCGACTCGGGAACTGCGTGTCCGGGGCAATGCGTGTGCGGGAGAAGTGACGGCCTCGCGTGTGCGGAAGAAGTGACGGCCTCGAAGAAGCCCTGCAAACTTTTGGCGCCGCACCGAATTCAACCAAGCGAGAACTTTCCAAACCTCTTTTCACCCCTTATGCCCGACACACGTCCTGCGAAGGCGGGCGGGCCGCCCCGCCCCTTCTTTCGGCTCGGAGTCGTTCGGTTCGGATTGGCAACGGCCCTCGTGCTGTTCTGGGTCGGGGCCTTGGCCTCAACCGCCACCGGCCAGCGAACCAGCCGCACCCCGGACCAGCTCGAGAACGTGGGGGTGGACCAGAAGCTCGGCGCGACGATTCCGAAGGACCTCTCGTTTCAAAACGAGCAGGGAGAGCCGGTCCGTCTCAGTCAGTACTTCGACGGGTCGACGCCGGTCATGCTGACCCTCAACTACCACCGGTGCCCCCAGTTGTGTCGCATTCAGCTGCAGAAGTTCACCAAATCCCTGAGCGGCATGTCGTGGACGGCCGGCGACAAATTCAAAGTGCTCACCGTCGACATCAGCCCCTACGAAGGCCCCAAGATGGCCCGAACGGCCCAGGAGCGCTACGCCACGTTTCTGGACCGTCCCGAAGAGACGGTTGACGGCTGGCACTTTCTGACCGGCAACCGGGCAGCGATCGAAACGCTTACCGACTCGGTGGGCTTCCGCTACCAGCCCCTTCCGGAGAAGGAGAAGCAGTTTGCCCACCCCGCGACGATCATCTTCCTGAGTGGCGACGGCACCATTACCCGCTACTTTACCACCCTCGACCCGGCCCCCGGCGATCTGCGGACGGCGCTCGTCGAGGCCTCCGACGGCACGGTCGGCAGTATCGTCGACAAGGCCTTCCTGGCCTGTGCGCGGTTCAACCCGGACTCAAATTCCTACTCCGCGAGCGCATTCAAGCTCATGCAGTACGGCAGTGTCCTCACGGTGATCGTAATGGGGGCCGCACTGTTTGTCTTCTGGCGCCGCGAAAACGAGCAGCTCGAGACGGCACACGAGGAAGGGCTCCACACAATGGTCGACGAACAGGCATGATGGGCGTTGGGACGTCCTCAGGGACGCCCCCGCGAAAAGAGACACAACGCCCGCACGCTCCGGTCTATTCGGGGGCCCCGTCCTCGTCCACCTCGGCGAGCCCCGTCATCTCCCGGCTGATCCGCCAGAGACGCGCCTCGGCCTTCTCGTCGTAGGCTTCGGGGGATGGGTTCACCACCTCGGTCCCTTTGAAGTACTGGCCCGTGACGCCCTCCACATCGGGCGACGCCGCAAGGTAGACGACGCTGCGCGCGCCCTCCGCCGGGCGCTTGTACAGCCAGGAGAAAAGACGGGCAATTCGGGAAATCCAGCCGGAACCGCGCCAGATGTTGGTGTTGACGATCCCGGGATGCACCGCGTTCGCGACCACGCCCTCCTCCTGCAGGCGACGGGACAGCTCGTGGGTAAAAAGAATGTTGGCGAGTTTCGACTGGGCGTAGGCCTGCAGCGGGTTGTAGCCGGTCTCCGCATTGAGGTCGTCGAAGTCCATACTGACGCCCCGGTGGGCCTCCGAGCTGAGGGTGACGACCCGGGCCTCGCCGGCCCGTCCGGCCGTCTCGCGGAGGCGGGGCAGGACAAGATGGGTGAGCAAAAACGGGGCGAGGTGATTGACCGCGAAGGTGGCCTCCACGCCATCGACCGTCTCGTCCCTCGACTCGAGGAAGACGCCCGCGTTGTTCACGAGCACGTCGAGCCGGTCGTAGTCGGCCCGGAGCGTCTCACCGAGGTGATAGACCTCCTCCTGCACGCCGAGGTCCGCAATGCGGAGGTCGATCGTGTCCGCACGGCTGGGGTGGGCCGTCCGGGCCTCGGCCCGAAGTTCGGCCTGGGCCTCTCGCCCACGCCCTTCGTCCCGGCACACCATCACCACCCGCGCCCCGAGGCGGGCGAGCTCGGCGGCCGTGGCCTTCCCGATGCCCGAATTGGCCCCGGTCACCACGCACACCGTGCCGCTCATGTCCTTTAGGTCGGAACGCGGGTTCTCCATGGGCCCTATTGCGTTCGGTGAGTGGGTTCCCCGCCGGCAATCACGGGTCCGCTACGGCCGCGCGGATCGGCGAGCTGCGTGCCGCAAAGGCTTGTGTGTGCGGGCCTCAGGGGAGCCCGTCACACCGTGAGGGTGAGCGCGTTCCGGAGGGCCTCGACGTTTTGCGGGACGGACTGCTCCCCGCCGAACACGGCGCTTCCGGACACCAGGACGTCCGCCCCGGCCCGCACCAGTTCCATCGCGTTGTTTGGGGTGACCCCCCCATCCACCTCCACGTACGCACTGGACCCGAGCGCATTGAGCTGGCGACGCACCCGCTGCACCTTCGCCATCGATTCCGGAATGAAGCTCTGGCCACTGAAGCCC
This window encodes:
- the dnaA gene encoding chromosomal replication initiator protein DnaA, whose protein sequence is MDQSADRAWNECLDIIRDNVSRQSFTTWFEPLEAHSLEDEDDLRKLTIQLPSRFYYEWIEEHYFSLLRKTVTRVLGPHGRLFYDVVIEQDDPEAPHRGASMQLPARPADPESAPPPNAPDEPEAPPSSSGASAPSSEPSSPAPSGDEARPDDAQAGAEGDEKSAPPVQNPFAIPGLKNAEVDSQLNDSYTFDRFIKGECNRLARSAARSIAADPGETSFNPFLVYGGVGLGKTHLIQAIGNHVAARDASKTVFYVSSERFTTEFVQSIQENQIGEFSTFYRQVDVLIVDDVQFFGGKEKTQEEFFHIFNALRQAGNQIVLSADRPPREIDGLEERLLSRFQWGLSADLKPPGLDTRISILRRKAEDDGIDLDDDVVEFIAQSIESNIRELEGALIRLLAHATLHQLDITLDLAKEVLHDLFQERAATLTVDDIQRIVCEHLGISQEKMRGKTRKRDVTRARQIAMYFTKKHTQHSLKDIGLHFGGRDHSTVIHANNAVEDRMADDESFRDTVDAIGQKLERHGQ
- the dnaN gene encoding DNA polymerase III subunit beta, with the protein product MKFTASSADLLEALNTVKGAVPSKSTMPILECILFERDGDTLRLSATDLEISIIQTVPVQFEKNGTPESTPIAVPAQRLIDTLRALPDLPIEFAADSDFEIRMDTDQGHYKMVGHDGSDYPELPELEEQHEINVEGGLLGRSIDKTAFAVSQDALRPAMMGVYFQVSEEDTSVVATDGHRLVKLTLPELRADTSADFIVPEKATKLAGRIVEDDEICTVRVDDSHVSFEFGESRVLARLIDETYPNYQSVIPDGNDRNLVVNREDMLNAVKRVGLYSSSMTNQIRLDITADTVTISAEDVERSSEAEETIHCDYDNEPMEIGFNSEYLTEVLSNVECDEVVFELSSPNRAGIVLPREGADDEDILMLIMPVMLNTYA
- a CDS encoding RNA polymerase sigma factor; the encoded protein is MSVPSSELRTVIDRLPFSVDDTDAANESFRRWRDEEDPKAKRHADLWTYCYVCRYFLGKSARGTFDNPSDADELITRAYRKVQENRDGVRNAARYANWVSVVCKNTLLNYTRRNQFSESIDGENRFTLTAETTNAVAEVGFVQEALVEAIEGLPNYLQEPARLYFLENREFEEISEAVGKPVATVRTYKHKAMKELRTDERLREYVTQTDV
- a CDS encoding SCO family protein translates to MPDTRPAKAGGPPRPFFRLGVVRFGLATALVLFWVGALASTATGQRTSRTPDQLENVGVDQKLGATIPKDLSFQNEQGEPVRLSQYFDGSTPVMLTLNYHRCPQLCRIQLQKFTKSLSGMSWTAGDKFKVLTVDISPYEGPKMARTAQERYATFLDRPEETVDGWHFLTGNRAAIETLTDSVGFRYQPLPEKEKQFAHPATIIFLSGDGTITRYFTTLDPAPGDLRTALVEASDGTVGSIVDKAFLACARFNPDSNSYSASAFKLMQYGSVLTVIVMGAALFVFWRRENEQLETAHEEGLHTMVDEQA
- a CDS encoding SDR family oxidoreductase, producing MENPRSDLKDMSGTVCVVTGANSGIGKATAAELARLGARVVMVCRDEGRGREAQAELRAEARTAHPSRADTIDLRIADLGVQEEVYHLGETLRADYDRLDVLVNNAGVFLESRDETVDGVEATFAVNHLAPFLLTHLVLPRLRETAGRAGEARVVTLSSEAHRGVSMDFDDLNAETGYNPLQAYAQSKLANILFTHELSRRLQEEGVVANAVHPGIVNTNIWRGSGWISRIARLFSWLYKRPAEGARSVVYLAASPDVEGVTGQYFKGTEVVNPSPEAYDEKAEARLWRISREMTGLAEVDEDGAPE